A single Manduca sexta isolate Smith_Timp_Sample1 chromosome 11, JHU_Msex_v1.0, whole genome shotgun sequence DNA region contains:
- the LOC115442811 gene encoding proteasome subunit alpha type-3 has protein sequence MSSIGTGYDLSASQFSPDGRVFQVEYAAKAVENSGTVIGLRGKDGVVFAVEKLVTSKLYEPGANKRIFHVDEHVGMAVAGLISDARQIVETARSEASNYRSQYGTHVPLKYLNERVSMYMHAYTLYSAVRPYGCSVVMGTWTDYEGPQMYMLDPSGVSFSYFGCAVGKAKQAAKTEIEKLKLADMTVKDLVKEAARIIYLVHDELKDKQFELELSWVSKDTKGRHQIVPRELAAEAENLAKQALADIEDSDEGDM, from the exons ATGAGTTCTATCGGCACTGGc TACGATCTCTCAGCCTCACAATTCTCGCCGGATGGTCGCGTGTTTCAAGTAGAATACGCAGCCAAAGCCGTAGAAAACTCTGGAACAGTCATTGGTCTTCGCGGAAAAGATGGTGTAGTATTTGCAGTTGAAAAACTTGTGACATCCAAACTGTACGAGCCTGGCGCCAACAAGAGAATATTCCATGTCGATGAACATGTTGGAATG GCTGTTGCGGGTCTCATCTCCGATGCCAGGCAAATTGTGGAAACAGCTCGTTCTGAAGCATCAAACTATAGATCACAGTATGGAACTCATGTACCACTGAAGTATTTGAATGAGCGTGTGTCTATGTACATGCATGCCTACACACTGTACAGTGCTGTCCGTCCGTATGGCTGCTCCGTTGTGATGGGCACCTGGACCGATTATGAGGGTCCACAGATGTACATGTTGGATCCCAGTGGAGTTTCATTT TCATACTTTGGATGTGCAGTAGGTAAAGCAAAGCAAGCTGCGAAGACTGAAATTGAAAAGCTAAAACTCGCCGACATGACTGTAAAAGACTTGGTGAAGGAGGCAGCAAggat aatctATCTCGTACACGACGAGCTTAAAGACAAGCAGTTTGAGTTGGAGCTATCCTGGGTGTCTAAGGACACGAAGGGACGCCATCAAATAGTCCCACGGGAGCTCGCCGCCGAAGCTGAAAACCTCGCGAAGCAGGCACTGGCCGATATCGAAGATTCTGATGAGGGCGATATGTaa